In a genomic window of Methylobacter sp. YRD-M1:
- a CDS encoding methanol dehydrogenase [cytochrome c] subunit — protein sequence MKKLLLLGFASFMATLSFSASAYDGTNCKEPGVCWEPKPGYPEKVAGSKYDPKHDPNELNKQSQSIKEMEARNEKRWEHLSKTGTFVYDVEDID from the coding sequence ATGAAAAAATTACTTTTACTCGGCTTCGCAAGTTTTATGGCAACACTGTCATTTTCCGCATCGGCCTATGACGGCACCAACTGCAAGGAACCTGGTGTGTGCTGGGAACCCAAACCTGGGTATCCGGAAAAGGTGGCGGGCAGCAAGTACGACCCGAAGCACGATCCCAACGAACTGAATAAACAATCGCAATCCATCAAGGAAATGGAAGCCCGCAATGAAAAGCGCTGGGAGCATTTGAGCAAAACCGGCACGTTTGTTTATGACGTAGAGGATATCGATTAA